Within Sorangiineae bacterium MSr11367, the genomic segment TTGCTCATGGACCGCTCGCTGTCGCGCCTCCTCAAGGACGACTGGCCGAAGACGATCGACGAGCTGGAGCAACGCCGCGCCGACGCGTCGGCGTCCGGCTCTCGTTCCGTCGCCGCCGCGTCCAGCGCGCCCGATGCCAAACCGAAGCGGCGAGCATCACCGCGGCGCCCATGATGCCGCCGTAAGATAGGACACTCGAGAGGGGCGAGGCTGCGCACCCCCGTCCCGCCGGAAACCGATGCATCGGTGCCAATGATGATGTCGGCGCACGAATAATACGTGCTTGCATCGGTATCGGCCGAGCAGCCTGCGGAAGTGCCTGCAGCGATTTGTCGCACGCGCAGCACGCAATGCTCGCATTCGACGGGGCCGCCGTCGACCTTTGGCAAATCGGCGACCGGGATGGTGGCCTCGCGCGATTGGGGCACGGAATTCGAGTCGTCTGGAAACACGCGCAATACTTGGAAATCGTAATCATTGCCCGTCGTGGACAATTCGACGATGTAACATCCACTTTGGTCCGTCGTTTCGTTCCACGAGACGGTCAAATCCGAACCTGCGTCCAGTTTGTATTTCGGCGCCGCGGGATTCTGTCCTCCGCAGGGGCCTACTTTTGCAATTCGTCTCGTCGCACGCGGGCGCGCGCGGCACTGGCGCCGTCATCACGGCAGCTCCCCACGCAGTCGCACTGCAGAACAGCGCAGCTGCAGAGAATGCGCCCGACATCGAGATCCATTTGCGCATGCGCAGACTGGAGCATCACGTATGCCATGTAGATGCAATGTCGTTGCTCGCGTGTGATGCCCTACTTCTCACAACGACAACGCCGATTGGATCGATCCCTGGATCCCCATCGACCGGGGCAAAGGGGCCAATCGATGGAATCTACACGCAACTCGCAGCACGCGCCGGCCGACTCTCAGGAGATAGCCGAGAAGCTCTTCGAAAGCTGATCACGCCTTGCGCGGCAGAATACGCGAGACCTCGATCGACAGATCCGAGAAGGCGAGGGGCGCGATCGTGTCGCCTTCGCGGTAGCGTGTGATCGTTTGATAGGCGCCCGCACGCGGCTCGCGGTGCACCTCGATGATGCGTTCCACGAGGTTCACGATCCAATAATCGCGGATGTCCGCCTCGGCGTAGATGCCCGGCTTGAGCTGGCGATCCTTTTTCAGGCTCGAGTCGGACACCTCGATGACCCAGAGAGCTGCGTGAGGATGCTCGTAGTCGTAGTCGCCCAGCGCAACGACGGCGACATCGGGTTCCGGCTCGGAATCATCGCCGAGCGAAAGAGGTAACTGAATCCGCACTTGCGCCTGCCCTAGCAGACGCGGCACCAGCAGATCTTGCAGGCGCGACGTGGTTGAGGCGTGGGGGCCCTCCTGCGGACTCATGAGCACGAGCCTACCACGCAGCAACTCGAGGCGTTCTCCCTCGAACGCCCCGGCTGCCACCAGTCGATCGTACTCGACTCGAAGCAGGGGACGAATCTGGTCCGGCGCAATCTCCTCGACGGAAACAGAGTTCATCCCCCAACTATACCCTAGGCGGGCTTCGCGCGCAGGCGCAGGGCCGCCTGCGAAACCGCGAGGCGCGCGATGGGCACGCGGAACGGGGAGCAGCTCACGTAATCGAGTCCCACCGCTTGGAAGAAGTGGCACGACGCGGGATCGCCGCCATGTTCGCCGCAGATGCCCAATTTGATATCGGGCCGCGTCTTGCGTCCGCGTTCGACGGCGAGCTTCACCAGTGCTCCGACGCCCTCGGTGTCGATGGACACGAAGGGATCCTTCGGCAGAAGGCCCGACTCCACGTACGCAGGCAGGAACTTCCCTGCATCGTCACGCGAAAGGCCCATGGCCGATTGGGTCAAATCGTTCGTCCCGAAGGAGAAGAACTCCGCCACCTTTGCCAATTCGTCCGCGACGATGGCCGCGCGCGGAAGCTCGACCATGGTGCCGAAGGAGAAGGGGACGGCAGCTTTCCCGTTTGCCCCCGCGAAGACCTCCGCCGCCACCTTGTCGACGATGACGCGCATCCGATCGAGTTCGCCCGCCGTGATGGCCAGCGGAATCATGATCTCCGGATACACCTCGGTCCCCTCGGAAGCGACCTGCGCCGCCGCCTCGAGGATGGCGCGCACCTGCATCGCGTAAATCTCGGGGTAGGTGACCGCGAGCCGGCAACCACGGTGCCCGAGCATCGGGTTGAACTCGTGCAGGTCCTTCGTGCGCTCCTGCAGCCGCTCCACCGACACACCCATCGTGCGCGACAGTTGCTGCAGCTGCTTCGGATCGTTCGGCAAGAACTCGTGCAGCGGCGGGTCGAGCAGGCGGATCGTCACCTTGAGCCCGCGCATCTCCTGGAAGATGCCCACGAAGTCCGCCCGCTGGAACGGAATCAGCTTCGCCAGCGCGCGCTCGCGCGATTGCACGTCGTCGGAAAGGATCATCTCGCGCATGGCGCTGATGCGTTCCTCGTCGAAGAACATGTGCTCCGTGCGGCAAAGGCCGATGCCCTCGGCGCCGAACGAACGCGCCGTGCGCGCATCGAGCGGCGTGTCGGCGTTGGCGCGCACCTTCATGGTGCGAACCTTGTCCGCCCAGGCCATGAGCTCCCCGAATTCGCCCGCGAGCGCGGCCGGAATCGTGGGCACCTCGCCCGCGTAAATCGTGCCCGACGAGCCGTCGATGGTCACGATGTCGCCCTTCTTCAGGGTCACCACCTCGGCCTGGCGGCCTGCGTCGTCGTAGACGCTGATGGTCATCTTCTCTTCCGCGTAGTTGATGCTCGCGGCCGAGCACCCGGCGATGCAGGCCTTGCCCATGCCGCGCGCGATGACCGCCGCGTGGCTCGTCATGCCGCCGCGCGACGTGATGATGCCGCGCGCCGCCTTCATGCCGTGGATGTCCTCCGGCGACGTCTCGATGCGCACCAAGATGACCGGCTTGCCCTGGCTCGCGCGCTTCTCCGCCTCGTCGGCGCTGAAGACGATGTGGCCCACGGCCGCACCGGGGCTCGCCGCGAGGCCGCGTGCGAGGAACTTCTTCGGCGCCTTGGGATCCAACGTCGGGTGCAGCAGCTGATCGAGCGAGCTCGCATCCACGCGGAGGATCGCTTCCTCTTCCGTGATGAGCTTCTCCTTGCACTGCTCCACGGCAATGCGCACCGCCGCGCGGCTCGTGCGCTTTCCCGAGCGGCACTGCAGCATGTACAGCTTGCCCGATTGGATCGTGAACTCGAGGTCCTGCATGTCGCGGAAATGAGCCTCGAGCGTGTCGCAAATCTTGGTCAGCGCGCGGTACGCGTCGGGCATCTTCAGCTCGAGCGAATCCGGCGAGCCGTCGATGGGGAATGGCGTGCGAATGCCTGCGACGACGTCCTCACCCTGGGCCTTGGGCAGCCACTCGCCGAACAGCTTCTTCTCGCCGGTCGACGGGTTGCGCGTGAAGGCCACGCCGGTGGCGCTGGTGTCGCCCAGATTGCCGAACACCATTGCTTGCACATTGCATGCAGTTCCCCACGAATCGGGGATGTCGTGCATGCGGCGGTAGACGATGGCCCGGTGCGTGTTCCACGACTTGAACACCGCGCGGATGGCCCCGCGCAGCTGCTCCAGCGGGTCGCTGGGGAAGTCCTTGCCCGAGGCGCTCTTCACGATGGCCTTGAACTCGACGACGAGGGCCTTCAAATCCTCGGCAGACAGCTCCGAGTCGGGCACCTTCTTCTTGAGCTCTTCCGCGTTGATGCGCGTGACATCATGGCCCTTGGCCTGCGCCGTCTTCACGCGCAGTTTGTCGAGCGCCGTGTTGAACGGCTCGCGCGCGATCTCCAGCGCGACGTCGGAGTACATCGCGATGAAGCGGCGGTAGGCGTCGTACGCGAAGCGCGCATCGCCCGTCTTTTTCGCCAGGCCCTCGGCACACGCGTCGTTCAGGCCGAGGTTCAGAATCGTGTCCATCATGCCGGGCATCGACGCGCGCGCGCCCGAGCGCACACTGACCAGCAGCGGATTCTCCGGATCGCCGAACGTCATCCCGGTGGAGGCTTCCACCTTCTTCAGCGCTTCCGCGATCTCCGCATCGACGCCTTCGGGCAGCCCCGGCTCCTTCGGATTGGCGAAGTAAGCCGTGCACACTTCCGTGGAGATGGTCAAACCGGGCGGGACAGGAAGCCCCAATCCCGTCATCTCGGCCAGGCCGGCACCTTTGCCACCCAGGAGATCGCGCCGCTTGCTGTCTCCTTCGGCCTTCCCCTCCCCAAAGAAGAAAACCCTTTTGGTCATGATGCTATCTCCTCGGCAAACCTACCGTTCGAAGTTGTAACGCAACGCATCCAATACCCCATCACCCTAGTTTCGAGAAGTCGCCGATGCGCAGCATGCTCTTGGCCCCATACGAGAGAAGCTCGAGACGCTTGGGCGTGTTCGCGTCGTTGGGGTCGTTCACCAGTGTCGAAACGAAGATCTCGTCGATGCGTTTCGCGAGCTCCTCGGCCTGGTGCAAGGCGCTGGAAACGGCGCGCTCATGGTCCAAGCTCGCCGTCACCGACTCGATCGCGCGCACGACATCGTGGATGGTCGCGTCCTTGTCGGACGAGAGGAAGACGTCCTTCGGATGCAGGACGGGCTTCGCGTCTTTGCTGATTCCATTGAGGCGTTTCGCCACGGTGCGTGCTTTTTCGAGCCAGGGTGCTCCCGAGCTCACGACCGCCTGCAATGCGCGGGCCTTCGCCATCGCGAAGAACGGATAGCTCTCGATGGGCGCCTCGCCGCCCGACACGAAGGCGTACCCCGCAAGGACGGCGTCGGCCACCTGCGAGCTGGTGCGCGTGGCCATCAAGTTGCGCAGGCGATCGCGCGCGAACTCACTGACCTTGGTGACCGTTTCGTCGCGCCCCAGGTCCAGCTTCTTGTCGGCGAACAGCTCGTAGGCAAGCCCCACGAGCTCGCCCACGTGCAGGGCGCCGTAGGCCGGGTTCTCCTCCGCCGACTCGATCAAGATGCGCAGCAGCGCGATCGTCGCCCGGCGCAGGGCATACGGGTCGGCCGTGCCCGTAGGCGAGAGGCCGATGGCGAAACACCCGACCAACGTGTCCAGGCGATCCGCCAAGGCGACCGCGCGGGCCACGTCGGCGGGGGGAATGCCATCGTCGGCGCCCACGGGGCGATAATGATCGCGGATCGCGTCCGCCACGGCGGCGTCCTCGCCCGAATGGAGCGCGTAGACGCGGCCCATGTGGCCTTGCAGCTCGGGAAACTCGCCGACCATCAGCGTGACGAGATCGTTCTTCGCGAGGTGCGCCGCGCGCGGCACCTTGGCTAGCGCGTCGGCCGGCAGCCCGAGGCGCTCGGCGATGCGCGCGGCGAGCTTTTCGATGCGCGCCACCTTGTCGCGCACCGTGCCGAGCTTGTTGACGAACACGATGCCCGAGAGCTTCTCGACGCGGGCCTCGACGTTGACCTTTTTGTCCTCCTCGAAGAAGAACCGCGCGTCCGACAACCGGGCGCGCATGACCGAGTCATTGCCCCGCGCGATTTTGTCCGGCCGATTCGCCGTGTTCACCACGGTGAGGTAGTGCGGCAAAAGCTCGTCCGGGCTCTTTTCCACGCAGAAGTACTTCTGGTGCCCGCGCGCCGCCGCGCGAATGACCGCCGCCGGAAGCGCGAGAAACGCCGGCGAGAAGCTTCCCACCACGGTGTGGGGCTCCTCGACCAGCGACGCGTTCTCCGCTACCAGCGATGGATCGGGATCGTACGCGCCGCCCAGTTCCTTCGCCGCGCGGGCCACGCCCTCCATCATGGTGCGCGCACGCTCGTCGCGATCGACCAGCACGTGCGCGCCGCGCAACGTCTCGACGTAGCCGTCGGCATTGGCGATGTTCAGCGTGCCCGGCGCCAAGAAGCGGTGCCCGAAGGTCTTTCGGTCGCTCTTCACGCCCGCGAACGTCGCATCGATGACCGTGTCGCCCAAGAGCAGCACCAGCCATTGCACGGGACGCCCGAACGTCGCATCGCCCGAACCCCACCGCATCGATTTGCGGAAGGGAATGGCCCCGCAGATCTCGGCGAACGCGTCGCCCAAAAGCGCCGTGGCTTCGCGTCCTTGCTCCTGGCGCCGCGCCACCACGTAGCGCCCGGGCTTTTGCTTCGGGCCCGCGGCCTTTTCCACCACCGTGAGCTCCGAGGCGGGCACGCCCACCTTGGCGGCAAAGGCCTCCGCGGCGCGGGTAGGCTTTCCATCCTTGAACGCGGCGGTTTCCGGCGGGCCGATGACCTCCTCGTCGAGGCTCGTTTGCGCCGGCGCCAGTTCGTGCACCAGCACGGCGAGCCGTCGCGGGGTGCCCAGCGCATAGACATTGCCATGCGAAAGGCGAAGGCTCGCGAGCTTGTCCTTCACCAAGGTGGGAAGCGCGGCGAGCGCAGCATCGACGAAGGACGAGGGAAGTTCCTCGACGCCAATCTCCAGAAGCAGCGTAGGTCGTGTCATCGCAGGATGGGCAAGATATGCTATGGCCCCCCACCATGGCGAGCACCAAGTCCCGGTCGAAAACGCCGCCCGAAGCCCCGGTTGATCGCGCTCTCGACGCCGCCGTCCAAGGGGACGACGTTCGTTTCGACCGCACCTTGCGACCGCAGCGGTTCGACGATTACATCGGGCAGAGCAAGCACAAGGAGAACCTTCGCGTCTTCGTCGAGGCGGCGCGCCAGCGCGGCGAACCGCTCGACCATCTCTTGCTTTGCGGTCCGCCCGGCCTTGGTAAGACCACCCTGGCGCAGATCCTCGCGCACGAAATGGGGGTCGAGCTCCACATGACCAACGGCCCGGTGGTGGAGCACAAGGGATCGCTCGCGGGGTTGCTCACCAAGCTGCAGCCGCGCGACATTCTGTTCATCGACGAGATCCACCGGCTCAATCCCGTCGTCGAAGAAAGCCTCTACCCGGCCATGGAGGACTTTCGCATCGACGTCATGACGGGGGAGGGGGCCTTCTCCTCCTCGCTGCAGATCCCCGTCAGCCCGTTTACGTTGGTGGGCGCCACCACGCGCACCGGCCTTTTGACCGCGCCACTCTTTTCACGATTCGGTCACGTTCTGCGCCTCGATTTTTACCCGCCGGAAGATCTTGCCCGCATCGTGATGCGCAGCGCCGGCCTGCTCGAGGTGACCATCGATCCGCGCGCCGCCGACGAGATTGCACTGCGCTCGCGCGGCACGCCGCGCATTGCCAATCGCCTTTTGCGCCGCGTTCGCGACTTTGCCCAAGTCCTCGGCACGGGAAAAATCGACATTCCCATCGTGCGCGACGCGTGCGCCCGGTTGGAAGTCGACAGCGCCGGTTTCGACGAAATGGACCGGCGTTTACTGCGGGTCATCATCGAAGACTACGAGGGCGGTCCGGTGGGGGTGGAGACATTGGCCGCCGCATTGGGCGAGCCCCGGGACACGATCGAGGACGTTTACGAGCCGTATTTGCTGCAGCAAGGCTATTTGGGGAGGACGCCCCGGGGCCGCGTGGCCACGAAAAAGGCGTTCGCGCACCTGGGGATAGCGCTCACTGGAGAAACCGGGTCCCCGGTGTCACTGCCGACCCAGAAAAAGCTTTTCTAATAACTGGCGGTCCCGAGCGACCCCGCGTAAAATCCATGGGACGGTGAGCAGTCGCCCGGTCCTCGTCGTTGATGACGATACAGTGAGCCGACACGTTCTGTGTCAAGCCCTCACTCAGGCCGAGTTGCGCCATGTGGCCGTGGGCTCCGGCAGCGAAGCGCTGCAGAAGATCCGCGAGGTCGACCCGTGCATCGTGGTGCTCGACTTGGTCATGCCTCCGCCGGATGGCTATGAAATCCTTGGCCATTTGCGGGCACAGCCCGAAACACGCGACCTGCCGGTCGTCGTTCTGACGGCACTCGACGCCGACAACGAGATCGCCCGCGCCTTCGAGGCCGGCGCCGATGACTTCGTGCGCAAGCCGTTCAAACCGGTCGAGCTCGTTGCCCGCATCCGGGGCCAGCTGCGCCTGCGCGCGGTCATGGAGGAGCTGGCGCGCAAAGAAAAAGACGCCCAGGTCGTTCTCGAGCTCACCCAGGCCCTCGCCTCCAACCTCGACTTCCGCGGCATCCTCTTCACCGTCGTCCAGCGCATCGCAGAGGTGGCCAAGGTCGACCGCGTGTCCATCGTTCTGGTCAGCGAGCAGGCGGATCTCGGCTACGTCGTCGCCGCCTCGGACAATGCCGAGCTGCGCGATCTGCCCATCGATCTCTCGAAGTACCCGGAGATTCGCCAGGTTCTCGACACCGGCGAGCCTCTGGTCATCACCGACGCCGAGACACACCCTCTGCTCGAAATCGTGCGCCATGGTGCGCGCGCACATGCCGGGGCGCGCGCATTCGCATCCATTGCCATTCTGCCCATTCTTTACGAGGGGCGCCCCATGGGCGTGCTCTTCGTGCGCTCCAAGAGCACCTTCGCCTTCGGCGAGCACGAGCTCGCGCTCTGCAAAACCGTGTCCAACGCCATGGCCATCGCCCTGCGCAACGCGCGCGTGCTGCAGTCGCTGCGCGATCAGACGCAAAAGGTGAACGTGGCGCGCTTCGAGGCCGAGCGTCGTCTGCGTTCGCTGCAGCGCTACGCGGACTTCTTCGAGAGCTCCGCCGACGGCATCGTGGTCATCGACAGCGAAGGCCGTCTGCTCTTTTCCAATCCGAAGGCGCGCGAAATCACGGGCTACTCCGAGACGGATTTCCGCGGGCGGCGTCTCGGCGACATGTTCGACGAAACGGACATCGCCAAGGCGCGCGAGCTGCGCGACGGTTTTGCCCAGGGCCATTTCCCGCGCGGCGTCGACGTGCGCATCCGCAACAAGGAAGGCCAGCAGGCCACCTTGAGCATCAACTTCAACTCCGTGCTTCGCGAAGAGGGCGTCGTGCTCTGTAGCTTCCGCGACGTGACGCACGAGCGCACCGTCGAAGCCGATTTGGTGAAGACGCGCGACTTCCTCCGCCGCATCATCGACACCTCGGGCGATGCGATCATCAGCGCGGACATGCAGGGCCGCGTCCTCGTCTTCAACAACGCCGCCGAGCGCATTTATGGACGCCCCACGCGCGAAGTCATCGGTTCCGACGTGCGCGAGCTCTACCCACCGGGTGTCGCGCGCAACATCATGCGGATGATCCGCGAGGGTGGCGGCCGCATCGAGGGCGTTCGCACGGAAGTCCTCGATCGGGAGAAAAACCGCGTCCCCGTGGCGCTATCGGCGGCGTTTCTCTACGAACAGGAGACGCTGGTCGGTTCGGTGGGTATCTTCACCGACTTGCGTGAGAAGGTTCGCATGGAGCAACGTCTCGCCCAGGCGCAAGAGCAATTGCTTGCGCAGGAGCGGCAGGCCATCGTGGCCGAGCTTGCTGGTGCGGCCGCGCACGAACTCAATCAGCCGCTAACCAGTGTGATGGCGTATGCGGAACTGATCAAACGTCGCCTCGACGCCGAGTCTCCCGTGTTTGCCGCGGTCGATGTCATTTTCAACGAGGCCGAGCGAATGGCCGAAATCGTCCGAAAAATCGGGAAGATCACCCGGTACGAAACGAAGGCGTACGTTGGCCAAGCCAAGATTTTGGATCTGGACAAGGCGAGCGACGAGGGGGAAGACAACAGCGTAGCCGCGGCACTCGGGAAGGCGGGCGATTGATGGCGCAGAAAAAACCGGGCGATCCCGTTTCGGCGCCGCCGCTTTCGGACGTTCAGCAGCGAAGCAGCGACGTGGTCTTCACGGATCGTGAGGAGGTTTCGACATCGAGCCGGATGCGCGGGGCGGGGCCCGAGTCCGGGCTCTCGCGGCAGCTCGATGTCGGTCTGGATCCGCAGGATTCGCGCCTGCGTGGTTTCGTCGATCGCGAGGCGGCGTTCGACCTGCTGATTCAGCTAGCGTGCGACCTGCCCGTGGCCGACGGCGACGAGGCGGTGGTGCGGGCCATGGTGAACGGCCTGGCCGAGATCCTGCCGATGTGCGGCGTGGGGGTGTGCTTCGTCGAGAACCCCGTGATGGTGAAGGTGCTCGGCGCCGCCATGCAGGCCCGCGACATGCGCCAGCGGATCATTTTGCATCATGGCCCGGGCGAGCATGCGCACGATCGGGTCGATCCGACGCGCTTGTTTCCGGATTATCCGAGTGAGGTCATCGTCGAGATCCCCGGCGACAGCGACGGGGCCACGCTGCATGCGGCATTCCAAGAGGACAATGTCGCCGGCAAAGAGGCCTTGGTCTCGAGCATTCTGCGCCGCGCAGCCATGGTGCTCAAGCGCGGACGGCAGCACGCCGAGGCGCATGCCATCGCGCACGCCGCGCGCCATTCCGTGATGACGCTGAATGCACAAATGGTGCAGGCGGAGAAGCTTGCCTCGCTCGGGCAGATTGCCGCGGGCATGGTGCACGAGCTCAATAATCCGCTGACATCGATTGTCGCATATACCGATTATCTGACGAAGCGGTGGATGGCCAAACGCGAGCACGCGGACCCCGACGAACTCGAGCGGCTGCGCCGCATCGGCGAATCGGCCCACCGTCTTTTGCGCTTCACGCGCGATTTGGTGACCTATGCGCGCCCCGCCGGGGAAATCCCGATCCCCGTGGTGTTGCATGGCGTGATTGACCAAGCCTTGGTCTTTTGCGAGCACCTTTTGGGCGAAACGAGCACGCGCGTCGAACGCCGTTTCGGCGATGGCGTCCTACCCGTGCGTGGATTGCCCGAGCAGCTCACCCAGGTTTTCGTGAATCTGATCACCAATGCCTGCCACGCGATGCCGCGCGGCGGAATCCTCACCATCTCCACCGAGCTAGTCGACGCCGAGCGCTCCGTGCGCGTGGTGGTGGCCGACACGGGCTGCGGCATTTTGCTCGAAGACCAAGCGCGCATCTTCACCCCCTTCTTCACCACGAAGAAAGACGGCAAGGGCACGGGCCTGGGGCTCGCCATCGTGAAGAGCATCGTCGAGACGCACAACGGCAACATCGCCGTGGAGAGCGAACCCGATCGCGGCGCCACCTTCGCATTGGTGTTGCCTGTAGCTACCCGCTGACGCGCTTTCCTCGGAGAGAGTTCACGGGAAGACGGGAAGACGGGAAGGTTTTTGGGTTTCCCATTGGCTCAGGGGACCAATTGGAAACCAAAAAACAGCGTTCCGCGCCGCTTCGCGCCGGAACTCCTTCCCGTCTTCCCGTCTTCCTGTGAATTCCTCTCCTATCCGAGGTGGGTTGGCGGTATCCTTCCGCGCGTGAGTATTGCTGCGGGGACGGTCGTCGCGGGGAAATACCGCGTAGATCGTGTCATCGGGACGGGGGGAATGGGGTTCGTCGTCGCCGCGACCCACCTCCAGCTCGAGCAGAAGGTCGCGCTCAAGTTTTTACGCAATGAGTCGATGGCGAACCCCGAGGTGGTGGAGCGCTTCCTGCGCGAGGCGCGTGCCAGTGTGCGGCTTCGTGGCGAGCATGTGGCGCGCGTGCACGACGTCGGGGTTCACGACGACGGCCGGCCGTTCATGGTCATGGAACACCTCGAGGGAGACGACCTATCGCGCACGCTCAAGGTGCGCGGGCCGCTGTCCGTCGAGGAAACCGTCGACTACATGCTGCAGGTGTGCGAGGCGCTGGCGGAAGCGCATGCCCTGGGCATCGTCCATCGCGATCTCAAGCCGGCGAATCTGTTTTTGACGCGGACACCGGCCGGGC encodes:
- a CDS encoding PAS domain S-box protein, whose protein sequence is MSRHVLCQALTQAELRHVAVGSGSEALQKIREVDPCIVVLDLVMPPPDGYEILGHLRAQPETRDLPVVVLTALDADNEIARAFEAGADDFVRKPFKPVELVARIRGQLRLRAVMEELARKEKDAQVVLELTQALASNLDFRGILFTVVQRIAEVAKVDRVSIVLVSEQADLGYVVAASDNAELRDLPIDLSKYPEIRQVLDTGEPLVITDAETHPLLEIVRHGARAHAGARAFASIAILPILYEGRPMGVLFVRSKSTFAFGEHELALCKTVSNAMAIALRNARVLQSLRDQTQKVNVARFEAERRLRSLQRYADFFESSADGIVVIDSEGRLLFSNPKAREITGYSETDFRGRRLGDMFDETDIAKARELRDGFAQGHFPRGVDVRIRNKEGQQATLSINFNSVLREEGVVLCSFRDVTHERTVEADLVKTRDFLRRIIDTSGDAIISADMQGRVLVFNNAAERIYGRPTREVIGSDVRELYPPGVARNIMRMIREGGGRIEGVRTEVLDREKNRVPVALSAAFLYEQETLVGSVGIFTDLREKVRMEQRLAQAQEQLLAQERQAIVAELAGAAAHELNQPLTSVMAYAELIKRRLDAESPVFAAVDVIFNEAERMAEIVRKIGKITRYETKAYVGQAKILDLDKASDEGEDNSVAAALGKAGD
- the ruvB gene encoding Holliday junction branch migration DNA helicase RuvB — translated: MASTKSRSKTPPEAPVDRALDAAVQGDDVRFDRTLRPQRFDDYIGQSKHKENLRVFVEAARQRGEPLDHLLLCGPPGLGKTTLAQILAHEMGVELHMTNGPVVEHKGSLAGLLTKLQPRDILFIDEIHRLNPVVEESLYPAMEDFRIDVMTGEGAFSSSLQIPVSPFTLVGATTRTGLLTAPLFSRFGHVLRLDFYPPEDLARIVMRSAGLLEVTIDPRAADEIALRSRGTPRIANRLLRRVRDFAQVLGTGKIDIPIVRDACARLEVDSAGFDEMDRRLLRVIIEDYEGGPVGVETLAAALGEPRDTIEDVYEPYLLQQGYLGRTPRGRVATKKAFAHLGIALTGETGSPVSLPTQKKLF
- a CDS encoding Uma2 family endonuclease yields the protein MNSVSVEEIAPDQIRPLLRVEYDRLVAAGAFEGERLELLRGRLVLMSPQEGPHASTTSRLQDLLVPRLLGQAQVRIQLPLSLGDDSEPEPDVAVVALGDYDYEHPHAALWVIEVSDSSLKKDRQLKPGIYAEADIRDYWIVNLVERIIEVHREPRAGAYQTITRYREGDTIAPLAFSDLSIEVSRILPRKA
- a CDS encoding ATP-binding protein, giving the protein MAQKKPGDPVSAPPLSDVQQRSSDVVFTDREEVSTSSRMRGAGPESGLSRQLDVGLDPQDSRLRGFVDREAAFDLLIQLACDLPVADGDEAVVRAMVNGLAEILPMCGVGVCFVENPVMVKVLGAAMQARDMRQRIILHHGPGEHAHDRVDPTRLFPDYPSEVIVEIPGDSDGATLHAAFQEDNVAGKEALVSSILRRAAMVLKRGRQHAEAHAIAHAARHSVMTLNAQMVQAEKLASLGQIAAGMVHELNNPLTSIVAYTDYLTKRWMAKREHADPDELERLRRIGESAHRLLRFTRDLVTYARPAGEIPIPVVLHGVIDQALVFCEHLLGETSTRVERRFGDGVLPVRGLPEQLTQVFVNLITNACHAMPRGGILTISTELVDAERSVRVVVADTGCGILLEDQARIFTPFFTTKKDGKGTGLGLAIVKSIVETHNGNIAVESEPDRGATFALVLPVATR
- the glyS gene encoding glycine--tRNA ligase subunit beta, with translation MTRPTLLLEIGVEELPSSFVDAALAALPTLVKDKLASLRLSHGNVYALGTPRRLAVLVHELAPAQTSLDEEVIGPPETAAFKDGKPTRAAEAFAAKVGVPASELTVVEKAAGPKQKPGRYVVARRQEQGREATALLGDAFAEICGAIPFRKSMRWGSGDATFGRPVQWLVLLLGDTVIDATFAGVKSDRKTFGHRFLAPGTLNIANADGYVETLRGAHVLVDRDERARTMMEGVARAAKELGGAYDPDPSLVAENASLVEEPHTVVGSFSPAFLALPAAVIRAAARGHQKYFCVEKSPDELLPHYLTVVNTANRPDKIARGNDSVMRARLSDARFFFEEDKKVNVEARVEKLSGIVFVNKLGTVRDKVARIEKLAARIAERLGLPADALAKVPRAAHLAKNDLVTLMVGEFPELQGHMGRVYALHSGEDAAVADAIRDHYRPVGADDGIPPADVARAVALADRLDTLVGCFAIGLSPTGTADPYALRRATIALLRILIESAEENPAYGALHVGELVGLAYELFADKKLDLGRDETVTKVSEFARDRLRNLMATRTSSQVADAVLAGYAFVSGGEAPIESYPFFAMAKARALQAVVSSGAPWLEKARTVAKRLNGISKDAKPVLHPKDVFLSSDKDATIHDVVRAIESVTASLDHERAVSSALHQAEELAKRIDEIFVSTLVNDPNDANTPKRLELLSYGAKSMLRIGDFSKLG
- the ppdK gene encoding pyruvate, phosphate dikinase, giving the protein MTKRVFFFGEGKAEGDSKRRDLLGGKGAGLAEMTGLGLPVPPGLTISTEVCTAYFANPKEPGLPEGVDAEIAEALKKVEASTGMTFGDPENPLLVSVRSGARASMPGMMDTILNLGLNDACAEGLAKKTGDARFAYDAYRRFIAMYSDVALEIAREPFNTALDKLRVKTAQAKGHDVTRINAEELKKKVPDSELSAEDLKALVVEFKAIVKSASGKDFPSDPLEQLRGAIRAVFKSWNTHRAIVYRRMHDIPDSWGTACNVQAMVFGNLGDTSATGVAFTRNPSTGEKKLFGEWLPKAQGEDVVAGIRTPFPIDGSPDSLELKMPDAYRALTKICDTLEAHFRDMQDLEFTIQSGKLYMLQCRSGKRTSRAAVRIAVEQCKEKLITEEEAILRVDASSLDQLLHPTLDPKAPKKFLARGLAASPGAAVGHIVFSADEAEKRASQGKPVILVRIETSPEDIHGMKAARGIITSRGGMTSHAAVIARGMGKACIAGCSAASINYAEEKMTISVYDDAGRQAEVVTLKKGDIVTIDGSSGTIYAGEVPTIPAALAGEFGELMAWADKVRTMKVRANADTPLDARTARSFGAEGIGLCRTEHMFFDEERISAMREMILSDDVQSRERALAKLIPFQRADFVGIFQEMRGLKVTIRLLDPPLHEFLPNDPKQLQQLSRTMGVSVERLQERTKDLHEFNPMLGHRGCRLAVTYPEIYAMQVRAILEAAAQVASEGTEVYPEIMIPLAITAGELDRMRVIVDKVAAEVFAGANGKAAVPFSFGTMVELPRAAIVADELAKVAEFFSFGTNDLTQSAMGLSRDDAGKFLPAYVESGLLPKDPFVSIDTEGVGALVKLAVERGRKTRPDIKLGICGEHGGDPASCHFFQAVGLDYVSCSPFRVPIARLAVSQAALRLRAKPA